The Desulfomonile tiedjei genome contains a region encoding:
- a CDS encoding dCMP deaminase family protein has product MNRPSWHEYFMMLAKLVSVRSTCNSRKIGAVIVRNNRILSTGYNGAVHGAPHCIDQGPDFCLRRSIGAHDAEKYNYCISSHAEVNAIDQAARFGISLDGSALYCTLEPCNWCFKQLIQAGIKEIYFEEPYDSRNKDFDLYWRRIMQSHEGLEVFEQVSVSEEALKMVIEVLHGSSARQMTATSPDEEGSLDAGALATLLGQEAPDEPRSKSPKVRKLKL; this is encoded by the coding sequence ATGAATAGGCCATCTTGGCACGAATACTTCATGATGCTGGCCAAACTGGTGAGTGTCCGATCCACCTGCAATTCGAGGAAAATCGGCGCGGTTATAGTCAGAAATAACAGGATATTGTCCACAGGATATAACGGAGCGGTTCATGGCGCGCCTCATTGTATCGACCAGGGGCCGGACTTTTGCCTGAGGCGTTCCATCGGCGCACACGATGCAGAGAAATATAACTATTGCATTTCAAGCCACGCAGAGGTTAACGCGATCGACCAGGCCGCGCGGTTCGGGATTTCCTTGGACGGATCCGCGCTCTATTGCACCCTCGAACCTTGCAACTGGTGTTTCAAGCAGCTCATTCAGGCGGGCATCAAGGAGATATACTTCGAGGAACCTTATGATTCCCGGAACAAGGATTTCGACCTGTACTGGAGAAGAATCATGCAATCCCACGAAGGCCTCGAAGTCTTCGAACAGGTCTCGGTGTCCGAAGAAGCGCTGAAAATGGTGATCGAAGTGCTTCATGGCTCCTCGGCTCGCCAGATGACTGCCACCTCGCCGGACGAAGAAGGGAGCCTGGACGCTGGGGCTTTGGCTACCCTTTTGGGTCAGGAAGCCCCTGACGAACCGAGAAGTAAATCGCCAAAGGTGCGGAAGCTGAAATTATAG
- a CDS encoding MBL fold metallo-hydrolase codes for MEQTFGPIRFVPGSNSGKYPHCHSLYIEADRKVLVDPASDRNRLIELRDGPGVDAVWLSHWHEDHFKDLDLFEEKELWISEADAPPLASLDALFDAYGMTAEERQGSEPVILKVFRFRARKPSRVFNGQGVMDLGGVKVEVIPTPGHTPGHCALLFPEHEVLFLGDYDLSKFGPWYGDRDSDIDDTIASVNHLRTITAKVWITGHEHGVYREEPGELWDRYLHVINQRDEKLLDLLKEPRSISDVVDARIIYGRKREPASFFDFGERALMGKHLERFMRKGIVVSNDSLYSLA; via the coding sequence ATGGAACAAACCTTCGGACCAATACGGTTCGTTCCGGGCAGCAATTCCGGGAAGTATCCACATTGCCATTCGCTCTACATCGAGGCTGATCGGAAGGTCCTTGTCGATCCGGCATCCGACAGAAACAGGCTCATCGAGCTTCGTGACGGACCGGGAGTAGATGCTGTGTGGCTATCACACTGGCACGAAGATCACTTCAAGGACCTGGATCTGTTTGAGGAAAAAGAGCTGTGGATTTCAGAGGCGGACGCTCCGCCGCTCGCCAGCCTGGATGCGCTTTTTGACGCGTACGGCATGACCGCGGAGGAACGGCAGGGCTCGGAACCTGTCATATTAAAGGTTTTCCGCTTCAGGGCTCGCAAACCCAGCCGGGTGTTCAACGGACAAGGGGTAATGGATCTGGGCGGAGTCAAGGTCGAGGTGATCCCGACGCCCGGCCACACCCCCGGCCATTGCGCGCTCTTGTTCCCGGAACACGAGGTGTTGTTCCTCGGTGACTATGATTTGTCCAAATTCGGGCCTTGGTACGGCGACCGGGATTCAGACATCGACGACACGATTGCTTCGGTGAATCATCTGCGGACAATTACCGCCAAGGTCTGGATAACAGGACATGAACACGGAGTATACCGAGAGGAACCGGGTGAACTCTGGGACCGCTATCTCCACGTCATCAATCAACGTGACGAAAAGCTTCTCGATCTTCTGAAGGAACCACGGAGCATTTCCGACGTAGTCGATGCTCGAATCATCTATGGCCGCAAGCGGGAGCCCGCGAGCTTCTTTGACTTCGGGGAGCGAGCCCTGATGGGAAAGCATCTGGAACGGTTCATGAGAAAGGGGATAGTAGTGTCCAACGACTCGCTGTACAGCCTGGCTTAG
- the fusA gene encoding elongation factor G, producing MAQNISKIRNIGITAHIDAGKTTLTERILFYTKKIHRIGEVDEGSATMDYMPQEQERGITITSAATFFTWKGYDVHLIDTPGHVDFTIEVERSLRVLDGVVALLCGVAGVQPQTETVWHQAERYSVPRIVFVNKLDRLGANFHRALEMMRERLGANPVPVQIPMMIGDDFLGVVDLIRMRGIIWDQASQGAEFEYIDIPDQFMDEALSARKFMLESAAEMDEELLEHYLDHDDLDEKQIIEGLRKGTITNRIVPTLCGSALRNQGVQPVIDAVLDFLPSPLDVPPIVGINPQTGEEEQRAPKAKEPLCAFSFKVIMDQGRKATYLRVYSGELEAEKEIYNASRGIRERLARLFLMHANKREKIKSASAGSIVLAVGLKETKTGDTLTEPSAPLILEAIDMYKPVISIAIEPKTRGDQEKLLSCLERIMAEDPSFDFRENEETGQLLISGMGELHLEIILDRLSREYNVEVQTGKPQVVFKETVRAAAQAHVIFDRDIHDVRQFGEVTVSVQPAARGEGFAFGISPGLDTEAVSSELINYVEQGVREAAWSGVLSGNEVVDVKVTLDAVGPDLASMTGLGLKVAASQACKEACEKASPVLLEPFMNVEVVVPEEFVGEVIADLNSRHGRLENVSPRGKTSVLRAIVPLITMFGYSTSLRSITQGRGIFTMQYSHYDAKV from the coding sequence GTGGCGCAGAATATTTCAAAAATCAGAAACATAGGCATCACTGCTCATATTGACGCAGGCAAGACAACGCTTACCGAGCGGATCCTGTTCTATACAAAGAAAATCCACAGAATAGGCGAAGTGGACGAAGGGTCCGCTACTATGGATTACATGCCCCAGGAGCAAGAACGGGGCATCACCATAACCTCCGCGGCCACCTTTTTCACCTGGAAGGGCTACGACGTTCATCTCATAGATACCCCGGGGCATGTGGATTTCACCATCGAAGTTGAACGGTCTTTGCGCGTTCTGGACGGAGTGGTGGCTTTGTTGTGCGGCGTGGCGGGGGTGCAGCCTCAAACGGAAACAGTTTGGCATCAGGCTGAACGATACTCCGTACCAAGAATCGTCTTCGTCAACAAGCTGGACCGTCTCGGCGCGAACTTTCATCGGGCCCTGGAGATGATGAGGGAACGCCTCGGGGCAAATCCCGTGCCTGTTCAAATTCCCATGATGATCGGCGATGATTTTCTCGGGGTCGTGGATCTGATCCGTATGAGGGGAATTATTTGGGATCAGGCTTCCCAGGGTGCAGAATTCGAGTACATAGACATACCGGATCAATTCATGGATGAAGCCCTCAGCGCCAGAAAATTTATGCTCGAATCAGCCGCGGAAATGGATGAAGAGCTTTTGGAGCATTATCTCGACCACGATGACCTGGACGAAAAGCAAATTATCGAGGGGTTGAGGAAGGGGACCATCACAAATCGGATCGTGCCGACGCTTTGCGGTTCCGCTTTGAGGAACCAGGGGGTTCAGCCGGTCATTGATGCGGTCCTCGATTTCCTGCCTTCACCGTTGGACGTCCCACCGATTGTGGGAATCAACCCGCAGACGGGCGAAGAGGAGCAACGGGCCCCTAAAGCAAAGGAGCCTTTATGCGCCTTCTCTTTCAAGGTCATCATGGATCAAGGGCGCAAAGCCACTTACCTGCGCGTCTACTCGGGTGAGCTGGAAGCTGAAAAGGAGATATATAACGCGTCCAGAGGAATTCGGGAAAGGCTGGCAAGGCTCTTTCTCATGCACGCCAACAAGCGGGAGAAAATCAAGTCCGCGTCTGCCGGGAGCATTGTCCTGGCCGTTGGGCTCAAAGAAACCAAAACCGGCGACACCCTCACCGAACCGTCGGCGCCTCTGATTCTTGAGGCGATCGATATGTACAAGCCGGTGATTTCCATAGCCATTGAGCCCAAGACTCGCGGAGATCAGGAGAAGCTCCTCTCTTGCCTGGAAAGAATCATGGCCGAGGACCCCTCTTTTGATTTTAGAGAAAATGAGGAAACCGGACAGCTCCTTATTTCAGGAATGGGTGAACTTCATCTGGAAATAATTCTGGACCGGCTGAGCCGCGAATATAATGTGGAAGTCCAGACAGGCAAGCCGCAGGTGGTCTTTAAAGAAACCGTCCGCGCGGCTGCACAGGCTCATGTGATTTTTGATCGGGATATTCACGATGTCCGACAGTTCGGTGAGGTGACCGTCAGCGTGCAACCCGCAGCCAGAGGCGAAGGCTTTGCCTTCGGAATTTCACCGGGTTTGGATACTGAGGCTGTGTCTTCCGAACTGATTAATTACGTGGAGCAGGGTGTGCGCGAGGCTGCCTGGTCAGGCGTGCTGTCAGGGAACGAAGTTGTTGACGTAAAGGTCACCTTGGACGCTGTGGGACCTGACCTGGCGAGCATGACCGGGCTCGGCCTGAAGGTCGCCGCGTCCCAAGCATGCAAGGAAGCTTGTGAAAAAGCGTCGCCGGTGCTCCTGGAACCGTTCATGAATGTGGAAGTGGTGGTCCCTGAAGAATTCGTCGGCGAGGTCATCGCGGACCTGAACAGCAGGCACGGCAGGCTGGAAAACGTTTCTCCGCGAGGTAAGACCTCGGTCTTGAGAGCTATCGTGCCCCTAATCACGATGTTCGGGTATTCCACATCCCTTCGATCCATCACCCAGGGTCGAGGGATTTTCACCATGCAATATTCCCACTACGACGCGAAGGTCTAG